A genomic segment from Propioniciclava sp. MC1595 encodes:
- a CDS encoding L-lactate permease — MFQPEIAPLGSLWLSALVGLLPLLTIFVLLGWLRWKAHAAGLVALLVALLVAIFAFKMPAGLALLAATEGATFGIFPITWIVLCAVWLYEITVVSGRFEDLRGTFNLISDDPRILAVLIAFCFGGLLEALAGFGAPVAITGVMLMAVGFPPLRAATTVLLANTAPVAFGAIAIPIITAGNLTGIDYHSIGAYVGHQTPLIAWAVPLLLVLVADGVRGLKETWPVLLAVGLSFAVLQWISSTWISVELTDVIASLGALAVGVLVLRVVKPKGTEAAKERLLATREAETAAGYVSTLDLSHHEAVVRRPDRKAIGMALFPYLLVIVVFTIAKLVPVASTFLASTDLKIQWPGLYGNVLNAAGKPNSSTIYNFQWLSSPGTLLLLSGIVVALVYRVPMLEAAKTFGRMVHKLRWTFLTIASVLALAYVMNLSGQTITVGTWIASVGPIFAFLSPTLGWIGTAVTGSDTSANALFATLQQTAATNAGIDPTLLVAANTSGGVVGKMISPQNLAIAATAVGLVGKESDIFRTAIRWSLGLLLVLCILVGLQSTPVLSWMLP; from the coding sequence ATGTTCCAACCCGAGATCGCCCCGCTTGGCAGCCTGTGGCTGTCCGCACTGGTGGGCTTGCTGCCGCTCCTGACCATCTTCGTCCTCCTCGGCTGGCTGCGCTGGAAGGCTCACGCCGCCGGGCTCGTCGCCCTGCTGGTCGCCCTGCTGGTGGCCATCTTCGCGTTCAAGATGCCCGCCGGGCTCGCCCTGCTCGCCGCCACCGAGGGCGCGACGTTCGGCATCTTCCCGATCACCTGGATCGTGCTGTGCGCGGTCTGGCTCTACGAGATCACCGTCGTCAGCGGCCGGTTCGAGGACCTGCGCGGCACTTTCAACCTGATCTCCGACGACCCGCGCATCCTGGCAGTCCTGATCGCCTTCTGCTTCGGCGGCCTGCTGGAGGCCCTCGCCGGCTTCGGCGCGCCCGTCGCCATCACCGGCGTCATGCTGATGGCCGTCGGCTTCCCACCGCTGCGCGCCGCTACGACCGTGCTGCTGGCCAACACAGCGCCGGTCGCGTTCGGTGCCATCGCCATCCCGATCATCACCGCCGGCAACCTGACTGGCATCGACTACCACTCCATCGGCGCCTACGTCGGTCACCAGACCCCGCTCATTGCCTGGGCCGTGCCGCTGCTGCTGGTCCTCGTGGCCGATGGCGTCCGCGGTCTGAAGGAGACTTGGCCGGTCCTGCTCGCCGTGGGCCTGTCCTTCGCCGTGCTGCAGTGGATCAGCTCGACCTGGATCTCGGTCGAGCTCACCGACGTGATCGCCTCCCTGGGTGCCCTCGCGGTCGGTGTCCTGGTGCTGCGCGTGGTCAAGCCCAAGGGCACCGAGGCCGCCAAGGAGCGCCTCTTGGCGACCCGCGAAGCCGAGACCGCCGCCGGCTACGTCTCAACCCTGGACCTGAGCCACCACGAGGCCGTGGTGCGGCGCCCGGACCGCAAGGCGATCGGCATGGCGTTGTTCCCGTACCTGCTGGTCATCGTGGTGTTCACCATCGCCAAGCTGGTGCCGGTGGCGTCCACGTTCCTGGCCTCGACCGACCTGAAGATCCAGTGGCCCGGCCTGTACGGCAACGTGCTCAACGCGGCCGGCAAGCCGAACTCCTCGACGATCTACAACTTCCAGTGGCTGAGCTCGCCGGGCACGCTGCTGCTGCTGTCGGGCATCGTGGTCGCGCTGGTCTACCGCGTGCCGATGCTGGAAGCCGCCAAGACCTTCGGGCGCATGGTGCACAAGCTGCGCTGGACCTTCCTCACCATCGCCTCGGTGCTCGCCCTGGCCTACGTGATGAACCTGTCGGGCCAGACGATCACCGTCGGCACCTGGATCGCCTCGGTTGGCCCGATCTTCGCCTTCCTCAGCCCGACGCTGGGCTGGATCGGCACCGCCGTCACCGGCTCGGACACCTCGGCCAACGCCCTGTTCGCCACCCTGCAGCAGACCGCCGCCACCAACGCGGGCATCGACCCGACGCTGCTGGTGGCCGCCAACACCTCCGGTGGTGTGGTCGGCAAGATGATCAGCCCGCAGAACCTCGCCATCGCCGCGACCGCGGTCGGCCTGGTCGGCAAGGAGTCCGACATCTTCCGCACCGCGATCCGCTGGAGCCTGGGCCTGCTGCTGGTCCTGTGCATCCTCGTCGGGCTGCAGTCCACCCCCGTCCTGAGCTGGATGCTCCCCTGA